A window of Gemmatimonadota bacterium genomic DNA:
ACCAAGGTGTCGAGTACATCTGTATATTCTTCAATCACAGGATCCAACACGGTTTTTGGATCCAACACGCCCTCCACCACCAGATAGCCTTCTTCTTCAAACTGTGCGGTCTGCTCGGCAGTTAGGCAACCCATGGTATTTCTCCTTTTTGTGGGACGTTTAACAGCTTTTGCTATCAATCTCAGAGCCCCAGGCGCTATTGTCCTGCTGAGAATTTTTGGGCAAGATCAGCGTTAGCGCATCGGGCATAATTTCGAATACCAGTTTTTTTGGGCCTTTCTCAACTTCGCCATCAAATTGAAACCAATCGCTTTTCTCGCGCGTGATGTGGATTTTTTTCGCCTGAAATATCTCGACGCCGGGCATGCGGTCAAAAGTGCCATTAAAAAGTCGATAGGTATTCAACACCAGGCGAATCCATCCCGGATGTGTAAACACGCACACATCGAGAATCCCATCATCTGGCCTCGCTTGAGGGGCTATGGTTGCGCCGCCTCCAAAGTCCGGCATGTTAGCTATGGCAACGAACAAAGGCGTGCGCTCAATTTCACTATTAGAATCCAATCTTAATCGCAATGTCTGAGGACGATATGAGAGGAGCGACAGCGCGGTGAGCACCAGATAGGGCAAGAATCCGCGGCGCCCCGTCCGACTTGCATACCGATGGGCAACCACTGCATCTAAGCCAATGCCCGCCGTAGAGAAAAACAGGGCATTGCCCACGCGCCCCACATCGAGTTTTCGAATCTCTGGCTGAATAAAAGCGCGGCAGGCTTTTGTCGGATGAAAAGATAAATTTAACGCACGCGCAAATGCATTGCCCGATCCAGCGGGTACTACTCCCAGGGGGATCTCTGTGCCGAGTAGCGCGCGTCCAACTTCGTTAATGGTGCCATCGCCTCCAATGGCGACTACCAGGTCGAATCCCATTTCGGATGCGCTTGCCGCCAGTTCTGTAGCGTGCCCCGCGTACTGCGTCACTTCAAGGGCGAAATCCATCCCCGCTTTCTCACACGCGTCAATCACGCGAGATCGGATATTGCGGTTTACTCCTGCATGTGGATTCGCTATGAAGAGCACACGGGAGAATTGCACACTCATGTATGTAAAAAATCGACCAGGGTCTGACCGATATCTCTCAAAATTTTTGGCGAAGGTTGTGATACATCGATTTGTTGCACGATTTCTTTGGGATAATGTTCCAATACTGCAATTGTTTGACGGTCGTACACATCGAATCTTTTGCGAATAATTTGTTCATTTGCGTCATCAATGCGGTATGCGACGAGCGCGCGTCCAAAGAGGCGTTTGATCAGGACATTGCGGTCTGGACAATCCAATACCATGATCAATTTTACATTCAGGTTCTCATCGGCCATCTGAGCTTGGGCGAGTGTGCGCGGTAGGCCATCTAAAATCAATGTCTGTTCGTCGGGCTTGAAATCGCCAAAATCAGCCAGGCGCAGCATGCGTTCTCGCCACAGTGCAACGACAAATTCATCGGGTACCAACTCGCCTTTGCGAATACTCGCCAGAGCCATTTCTCCCGGCTGGCTATCGACGTCCAATGCCCTGAGCATATCGCCACTTGAAAAATGGTACAATCCTGGAATTTGTTTTAACACACTTCCCCATGTGCCCTTGCCAGCACCGGGGGGGCCAAATAATAAGACAGTATCATACATCGGTGTAACTCCCGCGATTGTTTTTTGACAGAATGGAAATGTGAGTGTATAATTAAGCTATCAGCTTTCAGCTTTCTCAATAGGAGAATATCATGAACCTCGATCCCGCTGCCGTCTCGCTGACAAAAAACGGCGATAAAATCGAAGCTCTTATCCACGGGAAGACCACGTTTGTCGATCGCCTTGCCCGCGCGTTTCCCCACAGCAATCCCGATCAATTTGTCAGTTTGATGGATGAATTGGGACACGAAATTGGCATTATTGAAAATCCCAAAAAACTCGACGATACTTCGCGCAATTTGCTCGAAGCCGAACTCAAAGCCATCTACTTTGTCCCGACTATCAGTGCCATAACTTCCGTCGTCCCCAAAGGCACGGGCAGTCAGTGGACTGTTGATACCGACGATGGCGAATATATCTTCCGCATTCTGGGACGAGATGCGCTCAAGGGCAATGAGCCGCCTGCAATTGAAATCACGGATGAAAATGGCAAGCGGTACAAAATTGACAATTACTGGGATCTCGATGCGGAAAGCCGAGACCTGACCTCTGAACTGCTGCCCGATAAAGTTGTCAAGGCGCGCTATTACACCCGATCCCTCGGCTCGAGTAGTGGTAGAGGCAAAGGCAGAGGTTCGAGCAGTCGCGGTGGTAGTAGTGGTGGTGGCAGTAGCGGTAGTAGCGGCATGGGCGGATCAATTGGCATACGGTGATTCGCCGGGCATAGTGATCTGCTACCGCACCCCTAACAATAAGTCGGCCAGCAACTGATCCAGGCGCTCATAGCCCAATCCAACGCGCCCCATTGCATCGATGTCAAATTGCACTTGTTTGAGTGCCTGCGATTTTTCCGGGCTGTATTTGCCCAGATGCTGTTCGTATTCGGGGTTCTGGTTTCCAATTTCTTGCAAGATTCCCTGAATTTCGGCATCTGCTTCAAATTGTGCTGTTTTTTCTTTTAGAATATTGTACGTACGCATGCATCCTGCGGCAAAATCCCATACCCCGTCTTCGTCTTCTGTGCGAAATGCGTGTGCGTCGAAGTGCCTCGGCCCCGTATAACCGTTGTTTTCGAGCAAGCGCACGAGCAAAAAGGCACTTTTGTAATCTTCTGAGCCAAACCGAAAGTCCTGATCATATCGACCAAAACGCTGGTCGTTTAAGTCGATATGGAAGAGTTTGCCCGCTTCGAATGCCTGCGCCACACCGTGATGGAAATTTAACCCCGCCATGTGTTCGTGTGCAACTTCCGGGTTGACGCCCACCATTTCGGGGTAATCCAGTGTTTCGATAAATGCCAGATAATGCCCGGTTGTCGGAAAATACATATCGGCACGCGGTTCGTTGGGTTTGGCTTCGAGGGCGAAATTCAAATCGTATTTCTGGTCGCGCACGTAATCGCACAGATAATTTAAGCCATCCCGGTAGCGTTTGAGGGCATCGATGGGATCTTTCGCCACGTTGCATTCGGCGCCTTCGCGTCCGCCCCAAAATACATAGGTTTTTGCACCCAATTCGACGCCTAAATCAATGGCTTGCATAATTTTTTGCAAGCCATAAGCGCGAATTTTGGGATCGTTGGATGTAAAGCCTCCGTCCTTAAATACGGGATGAGAAAATGTATTGGTGGTTGCCATGGGCACGACCATGCCGTAATCATTTAGGGCGTTTTTGAAATCGCTTACGATTTTATCGCGCTGTTGCGGTGTGGCATCAATTGGCACGAGGTCGTTATCGTGCAGGTTAATGCCCCACGCACCCAGTTCGCTCAAGCGTTGCGCAATCCGCTCGGGCGCAAGCGGTTGGCGCGTTGGATCGCCAAAGGGATCGCGTCCGGGATTTCCCACTGTCCACAAACCAAATGAAAACTTGTCTTCTCTTGTGGGCGTATATGCATCGGCCATTGAATCTCCTCAAATACATTGGAAAGTGATAAGGTTATATAGCCTGAGGGCGAGGCTGTGAATATTCCGCGTGCAAAATATCATGGTGAAGTCTGACTGTCAATGGACAATTCCACAACTCATCGGGAGCACAAAATGATTATTCGCGATCCCGTTCACGGCGATATGTCGTTTAATGAATCTGAACGCCGGGTTATGGACACGCGGCAATTGCAACGCCTGCGCGGCGTGCGACAAACAGGATCGGCATATCTGGTCTATCCTGGCTGTGTTCACACGCGTTTTGAACACTCTCTGGGGACAACGGCGATGTCGCGGCGCGTGCTTGATGTCTTGAGACGCGGCGGCGCGCAAATCGAACCCGAGCAGGCCGATGCGGTCGCGCTGGCCGCTCTGGTTCACGATATTTCGCATTTGCCTTTTGGACATACTTTTGAAGATGAACGCAAGCTCTTTCCCCGCCACGATACAGATGCCCGCATGAAACATTTCCTGACGCAAACAGAAATCGCGCAAGCACTCGATGCTTCAAGCCTGCGCGATACGGTGATTTCTCTGCTTACGGACAAATCGTTTTCACCGGCGTGGATGCAGCAGATTGTGTCCAGCACCATCGATGCCGACTTACTCGATTATTTGCGTCGCGATGCGTATTTTGCAGGCCTGCGTCAGGATTATGACGACCGAATTTTTAGCACCTTTATGCTTGCCGATGAAAATCTCGCGATTGATGTGACCCGTCTCAGTACGCGCACCGAGTTGCTGCACTTGTTACGGCTGCGCTATTTCCTCACCGAGCGCGTTTATTATCACCACGCCAAGGTATCGTCGGGTGCTATGATTGCCAAAGCCGTCGAAATCGCCACCGAACACGGTCTTGCCGAAACCGATCTTTACACTCTGACGGACGATGCCCTCTTTCGCCATTTGCTCAGCTACCAGGATCCGCGCATTGACCGTTTGATCAACGGTGTTTGCGAACGGCGGCTGCTCAAACGCGCCTATATGATTTCGACTGCCGAAGTGGGGCGTCGGGGGCGCGATGAGTTGATCGCCACCTACAATCGATCTGTCGAGAGTAGGCAGCAGATTGAGCGACAAATTGCCGATGCTGTGACCATCAACCCCGATCAGGTTATTCTCTATTGTCCAGATATCTCGGCCATCAAAGAAGCGCGCGTGCGCGTTATTACGCAAAACGGCTTGAGTCGTCTGAACGATCCGCCAGACAATCCGCCTTTTGATGTAAAGGTCGTGGAAGACCAGTATGAACGGCTCTGGAAATTCTACATTTTTGCACCCGAAGGTTATAGAGAGCGCGTTGGAAAAGTGTGTGAGCGCGTATTTGGCGAATCAAATGCGCTGATATAAAGATCTTTATTGGGACCGTTGTGATCGGTGTTTGACGCGATCAAATAACGGCGTGTCTGCCTGTCCCTCTATCTTCTTGTGGCATGAAGGGCATAGACTGATTAGATTGCTCAGTTGATTGGCCTCTTTTGGCGAGTCGAAAAGCCGGTACGGTATTTTGTGATGCACATCCATCTGTCGTCCGAGCGCGTCTTCTGTAATCCCGCAAGAGGCGCAACAAAACCCATCGCGCGCGCGCGCCTTGTCTGCCTGAATTTTCCAATTTCCCCCGCGATACTCTGGACGACCTTCCAGCACGAGTTCAAAATCCTCGTCAGATTCCCAATGGGTTCTGCACTCGTTGCTGCAAAATTGAGAGCGCATGCCCTTTTCAATATACCAGCGCGGCTGGGCAAATCGCTTACCACATTGCATACATCGCACGGCGATATCGTCTTTGCGCCGAACTTTTTGTTCTTCTTCAAACGACAGGCGCATTTGCGGCGATGATAGATGCCTTTTGTTCATCGTTTTAAACCTCACACATCAATAGCACACTTGATTAGTCCAAATATAGGTTGGAATAAATTGTAAGTCCATAGAAAGAATAGATTGCGCCCCAACGTAAAGATTGGATATTGTATCCGAAATTTATTATAATTATCCGCACTTATACCTGAACTGGAGAAATCCGTGTTTAAGAATTATATCACAATCGCGATTCGCAATTTTTGGGGACAAAAAACCCATTCCATCATCAATATTGCGGGTCTTTCCGTGGGCCTGACTTGTAGTTTTTTAATTTTTATGTGGATTGCCCACGAACTCAGCTACGATCAATTCCATGTGGAGGGCGACCGAATTTACCGCCTCATGCGACATCATCACGGCCTGAATAAGATTTCGACGCTGTCTTCTGTACCGCAGCCGAGTGCCAAATTGCTGGAAGAGCGATATCCCGAAGTTACCGAGACTGTGCTTGTGACCTGGACTCAGCCCATACTTTTGACACAGGGGAAACAGACTTTTCGGGAGCGCGGATATCACGCTGGACCGGCCTTTTTTAACATTTTTACCTTTCCTCTCATCCTGGGCGATCCCGAAACCGCGCTTTCGGAACCGAATAACATCGCCATCTCAGAGCGACTGGCCGAGAAGTATTTCGGAGAGGATTGGAGAAGTATTGCGATGGGACAGATATTTGTGGTGAATAGCACGCACGCCCTGATACAATACGATAACAAAAGTTTTAAGGTGGCCGGGGTTTATGAAAACATGCCCGTAAATTCGAGGCAGAGATATGACTGTATTTTGCCCATGGCATCTTATTTGGCCAGTAAACGCGGTTTTTCTCAGTGGACGGTAAATCACCTTCGACTGTACGTTCAGTTGCAAAAGGATGTCAATATCGATCAATTCAATGCCAAGATAAAAAATATTATTAAGGAGAATGATAAGACGGTTACGAGTGATGCTTTTTTACAACCCTATCAGGACATCCATCTGTATTCCGACTACAGGAATGGCAAACTGGTCGGTGGTCGGATTGACTATGTGCGTATGTTTATTGTCGTGGCTGTGTTCATCATCCTGATCGCGAGTATCAACTTTATGAATCTATCGACTGCGCGTTCTACGCAACGCGCCCGGGAAATTGGGATTCGCAAGGCCGTTGGGGCGCATAAAACCATTCTGATTGGGCAGTTTATGGGAGAATCTCTCCTGATGACCATGTTCGCTGCTATTCTGGCTCTGGTTATGGTCATTTTGGTTTTGCCGTCGTTTAGCGATTTGATTAATCAGACGCTCACGACGGATCTTTTCAGTATCGAGATTCTTCTGATTTTTTTTGGTATTGCGATTGTAACCGGTTTGCTCGCGGGAAGCTATCCCGCTTTTTTCCTGTCCAATTTTAATCCCGTCGTTGTTTTGCACGGTACTTTTACACCGGGGTCGGGTTCGAGTCAGTTGCGTCGGGTGCTGGTGGTGTTTCAATTTGGTCTTTCTATTTTGCTCATTATCGGCACGCTGACGGTTTATGAGCAGATTGCGTAT
This region includes:
- the xylA gene encoding xylose isomerase, translating into MADAYTPTREDKFSFGLWTVGNPGRDPFGDPTRQPLAPERIAQRLSELGAWGINLHDNDLVPIDATPQQRDKIVSDFKNALNDYGMVVPMATTNTFSHPVFKDGGFTSNDPKIRAYGLQKIMQAIDLGVELGAKTYVFWGGREGAECNVAKDPIDALKRYRDGLNYLCDYVRDQKYDLNFALEAKPNEPRADMYFPTTGHYLAFIETLDYPEMVGVNPEVAHEHMAGLNFHHGVAQAFEAGKLFHIDLNDQRFGRYDQDFRFGSEDYKSAFLLVRLLENNGYTGPRHFDAHAFRTEDEDGVWDFAAGCMRTYNILKEKTAQFEADAEIQGILQEIGNQNPEYEQHLGKYSPEKSQALKQVQFDIDAMGRVGLGYERLDQLLADLLLGVR
- a CDS encoding nucleoside monophosphate kinase is translated as MYDTVLLFGPPGAGKGTWGSVLKQIPGLYHFSSGDMLRALDVDSQPGEMALASIRKGELVPDEFVVALWRERMLRLADFGDFKPDEQTLILDGLPRTLAQAQMADENLNVKLIMVLDCPDRNVLIKRLFGRALVAYRIDDANEQIIRKRFDVYDRQTIAVLEHYPKEIVQQIDVSQPSPKILRDIGQTLVDFLHT
- a CDS encoding ABC transporter permease → MFKNYITIAIRNFWGQKTHSIINIAGLSVGLTCSFLIFMWIAHELSYDQFHVEGDRIYRLMRHHHGLNKISTLSSVPQPSAKLLEERYPEVTETVLVTWTQPILLTQGKQTFRERGYHAGPAFFNIFTFPLILGDPETALSEPNNIAISERLAEKYFGEDWRSIAMGQIFVVNSTHALIQYDNKSFKVAGVYENMPVNSRQRYDCILPMASYLASKRGFSQWTVNHLRLYVQLQKDVNIDQFNAKIKNIIKENDKTVTSDAFLQPYQDIHLYSDYRNGKLVGGRIDYVRMFIVVAVFIILIASINFMNLSTARSTQRAREIGIRKAVGAHKTILIGQFMGESLLMTMFAAILALVMVILVLPSFSDLINQTLTTDLFSIEILLIFFGIAIVTGLLAGSYPAFFLSNFNPVVVLHGTFTPGSGSSQLRRVLVVFQFGLSILLIIGTLTVYEQIAYMRNKDLGIDRDNLVYIRLEGAAKRQYETFRRELLQQPGIVGVTSTAHNPLRVTSTGTNAMWAGRDPSSEHIFHRLQANYDVVNTLQMELVHGREFSRDFPGDLRSFIVNEEMARAMGMENPVGTLLRFGREGPIIGVVKNFHFQSLYTAIEPLIILLSPARTEYLFVRIAAGQTAETIAGIERVFKKFNDRPFEFSFQDEQFESMYRTESTMGTLATFFAIFAIFISCLGLFGLASYTAEQRTKEIGIRKILGASIPNLVILLSKEFIRLVVISFALAAPLAYHFMNEWLNDFAYHTSLGWRVFVFAGVISLIIACLTVSYQAIKVAMANPVESLRYE
- a CDS encoding HNH endonuclease; its protein translation is MNKRHLSSPQMRLSFEEEQKVRRKDDIAVRCMQCGKRFAQPRWYIEKGMRSQFCSNECRTHWESDEDFELVLEGRPEYRGGNWKIQADKARARDGFCCASCGITEDALGRQMDVHHKIPYRLFDSPKEANQLSNLISLCPSCHKKIEGQADTPLFDRVKHRSQRSQ
- a CDS encoding DUF1854 domain-containing protein — encoded protein: MNLDPAAVSLTKNGDKIEALIHGKTTFVDRLARAFPHSNPDQFVSLMDELGHEIGIIENPKKLDDTSRNLLEAELKAIYFVPTISAITSVVPKGTGSQWTVDTDDGEYIFRILGRDALKGNEPPAIEITDENGKRYKIDNYWDLDAESRDLTSELLPDKVVKARYYTRSLGSSSGRGKGRGSSSRGGSSGGGSSGSSGMGGSIGIR
- a CDS encoding diacylglycerol kinase family lipid kinase translates to MLFIANPHAGVNRNIRSRVIDACEKAGMDFALEVTQYAGHATELAASASEMGFDLVVAIGGDGTINEVGRALLGTEIPLGVVPAGSGNAFARALNLSFHPTKACRAFIQPEIRKLDVGRVGNALFFSTAGIGLDAVVAHRYASRTGRRGFLPYLVLTALSLLSYRPQTLRLRLDSNSEIERTPLFVAIANMPDFGGGATIAPQARPDDGILDVCVFTHPGWIRLVLNTYRLFNGTFDRMPGVEIFQAKKIHITREKSDWFQFDGEVEKGPKKLVFEIMPDALTLILPKNSQQDNSAWGSEIDSKSC
- a CDS encoding HD domain-containing protein, encoding MIIRDPVHGDMSFNESERRVMDTRQLQRLRGVRQTGSAYLVYPGCVHTRFEHSLGTTAMSRRVLDVLRRGGAQIEPEQADAVALAALVHDISHLPFGHTFEDERKLFPRHDTDARMKHFLTQTEIAQALDASSLRDTVISLLTDKSFSPAWMQQIVSSTIDADLLDYLRRDAYFAGLRQDYDDRIFSTFMLADENLAIDVTRLSTRTELLHLLRLRYFLTERVYYHHAKVSSGAMIAKAVEIATEHGLAETDLYTLTDDALFRHLLSYQDPRIDRLINGVCERRLLKRAYMISTAEVGRRGRDELIATYNRSVESRQQIERQIADAVTINPDQVILYCPDISAIKEARVRVITQNGLSRLNDPPDNPPFDVKVVEDQYERLWKFYIFAPEGYRERVGKVCERVFGESNALI